From Nocardioides sp. HDW12B, the proteins below share one genomic window:
- a CDS encoding SigE family RNA polymerase sigma factor: MAARTRLLPRDGSAAVSDLFMAHHRRLVGLAALLVDDRQVAEDVVQDAFAALHRRWQSLRDPNAAVAYLNRAVVNGSRDTLRRRRRADRATLRLVPRSEELPSAEHGVVTHQDADRMWATVTALPVRQRQVLVLRYYLDQSESEIAETLGVSRGSVKQHASRGLAALAHQWEEPS, translated from the coding sequence GTGGCGGCGCGTACCCGGTTGCTCCCCCGCGACGGGTCCGCGGCGGTCTCGGACCTCTTCATGGCCCACCACCGCCGACTGGTCGGCCTGGCGGCCCTGCTCGTCGACGACCGTCAGGTGGCCGAGGACGTGGTGCAGGACGCGTTCGCCGCCCTGCACCGCCGCTGGCAGAGCCTCCGCGACCCGAACGCCGCGGTGGCCTACCTGAACCGTGCGGTCGTGAACGGCAGTCGCGACACGCTCCGCCGGCGGCGCCGGGCCGACCGCGCGACCCTCCGGCTGGTGCCGCGCTCCGAGGAGCTCCCGTCGGCCGAGCACGGCGTGGTGACGCACCAGGACGCCGACCGCATGTGGGCCACGGTCACGGCGCTGCCCGTGCGCCAGCGACAGGTGCTGGTCCTGCGCTACTACCTCGACCAGTCCGAGTCCGAGATCGCCGAGACCCTCGGTGTCTCCCGGGGCTCGGTCAAGCAGCACGCGAGCCGCGGACTGGCCGCCCTCGCTCACCAGTGGGAGGAGCCGTCATGA
- a CDS encoding alpha/beta hydrolase, translating into MSPRRTPRSVASALLALLALIGVSVLAGCSFLGDEDLPSEPLPEVEATDGAPAPLLEVYDQQLSWRECRADRECAELQVPLDYADPGGEQITLALLRVPAEDADRRIGSLVVNPGGPGVSGVTYAADADTYFGEELREVFDIVGFDPRGVAESTPVDCRTDAELDAYIGADPDPETRAELREARALFAAFGEGCLERSGDLTRHVSTEEVARDLDVLRAVLGQEKLTYFGASYGTFIGATYADLFPERVGRLVLDGAIDPTVGPVEQATVQARGFETALTAYVEDCMAEDDCYLGSDVEEGLERIRGLLDDLDAEPLPAGDDDRLLTEGRAIYGIWAPLYDESYWGLLDSAVSAALDGDGTDLLRLSDAYTSRGPSGYVNNSLEALVAVNCLDRPQGLSPREARAAAPQIEKASPTFGRVFAVGLTGCRDWPVQTGNEPGPLTARGADPILVVGTTRDPATPLVWAEALADQLTSGVLVRRDGDGHTGYRAGNECVDSAVESYLVSGDVPGGTVEC; encoded by the coding sequence ATGAGCCCACGCCGTACGCCGCGGTCGGTCGCCTCCGCGCTGCTGGCGCTCCTCGCACTGATCGGCGTGAGCGTCCTGGCGGGCTGCTCGTTCCTCGGCGACGAGGACCTGCCGAGCGAGCCGCTGCCCGAGGTGGAGGCCACCGACGGCGCTCCCGCCCCGCTGCTCGAGGTCTACGACCAGCAGCTCAGTTGGCGCGAGTGCCGCGCCGACCGCGAGTGCGCCGAGCTGCAGGTGCCGCTCGACTACGCCGACCCGGGCGGTGAGCAGATCACCCTCGCGCTGCTGCGGGTGCCGGCCGAGGATGCCGACCGCCGCATCGGGTCGCTGGTCGTCAACCCCGGCGGGCCGGGGGTCTCGGGGGTGACCTACGCCGCCGACGCCGACACCTACTTCGGCGAGGAGCTGCGCGAGGTCTTCGACATCGTCGGCTTCGACCCGCGCGGCGTCGCCGAGAGCACCCCGGTCGACTGCCGGACCGACGCGGAGCTGGACGCCTACATCGGCGCCGACCCGGACCCGGAGACCCGCGCCGAGCTGCGGGAGGCCCGCGCGCTCTTCGCCGCCTTCGGCGAGGGCTGCCTCGAGCGCAGCGGCGACCTGACCCGCCACGTGTCCACCGAGGAGGTGGCCCGCGACCTCGACGTGCTCCGGGCGGTGCTGGGCCAGGAGAAGCTGACCTACTTCGGCGCCTCCTACGGCACCTTCATCGGCGCGACCTACGCCGACCTCTTCCCCGAGCGGGTGGGACGCCTCGTGCTCGACGGCGCGATCGACCCCACGGTCGGCCCCGTCGAGCAGGCGACGGTCCAGGCCCGCGGGTTCGAGACGGCGCTCACGGCGTACGTCGAGGACTGCATGGCCGAGGACGACTGCTACCTCGGCAGCGACGTCGAGGAGGGGCTCGAGCGCATCCGCGGGCTGCTCGACGACCTGGACGCCGAGCCGTTGCCGGCCGGGGACGACGACCGGCTGCTCACCGAGGGCCGTGCGATCTACGGCATCTGGGCGCCGCTCTACGACGAGTCCTACTGGGGCCTGCTCGACAGCGCCGTCTCCGCGGCGCTCGACGGCGACGGCACCGACCTGCTGCGTCTCAGCGACGCCTACACCTCGCGCGGGCCCTCGGGCTACGTCAACAACTCCCTGGAGGCCCTGGTGGCGGTGAACTGCCTCGACCGCCCCCAGGGGCTCTCGCCCCGGGAGGCGCGCGCTGCGGCGCCGCAGATCGAGAAGGCCTCGCCGACGTTCGGCCGGGTCTTCGCCGTCGGGCTGACCGGCTGCCGCGACTGGCCCGTGCAGACCGGCAACGAGCCCGGTCCGCTGACCGCCCGCGGGGCCGACCCGATCCTGGTCGTGGGCACCACCCGCGACCCGGCCACCCCGCTGGTGTGGGCCGAGGCACTCGCCGACCAGCTCACCAGCGGCGTGCTGGTCCGACGCGACGGCGACGGGCACACGGGCTACCGCGCCGGCAACGAGTGCGTGGACTCCGCCGTCGAGAGCTACCTGGTCTCCGGCGACGTCCCCGGGGGCACCGTCGAGTGCTGA
- a CDS encoding DNA polymerase III subunit delta', whose translation MSVWDGLVGQRHVIATLSAAARGEGMTHAWLFTGPPGSGRSNAAVAFAAALQCLDAGCGHCDECLSVLAGSHPDVTVKRTEKVNISVDDARRWVRDASLLPVRNRWQVIVVEDADRLHERANNALLKAIEEPGHKTVWILCAPQPDDVLPTIRSRSRRVTLATPSPEQVTGFLRERIGVEPGLAAHAARASQGHIGLARALATQEDTRNRRRETVTLPTRLTSLGACMTAAANLVDIANQEAASRTRATVERETADLETLYGEDRRSKASRSYRAAEADLKRNQKAREKRVVLDVVDRSLMDVLSVLRDVLMLQTGAGQPLVNDEQRVALAELARATTPEETLRKVDAVYAAREQMLEFNVPPLLAMESMMVALRVPSRAAR comes from the coding sequence ATGAGCGTGTGGGACGGCCTGGTGGGGCAGCGGCACGTCATCGCCACCCTGTCGGCGGCCGCGCGCGGCGAGGGCATGACCCACGCGTGGCTCTTCACGGGCCCGCCCGGGTCGGGCCGGTCCAACGCCGCGGTCGCCTTCGCCGCGGCCCTGCAGTGCCTCGACGCCGGCTGCGGGCACTGCGACGAGTGCCTCAGCGTGCTGGCCGGGTCGCACCCCGACGTGACCGTCAAGCGCACGGAGAAGGTCAACATCTCCGTCGACGACGCCCGCCGCTGGGTGCGCGACGCCTCGCTGCTGCCGGTGCGCAACCGCTGGCAGGTGATCGTCGTCGAGGACGCCGACCGGCTGCACGAGCGCGCCAACAACGCCTTGCTCAAGGCCATCGAGGAGCCGGGCCACAAGACGGTGTGGATCCTGTGCGCCCCCCAGCCCGACGACGTGCTGCCGACCATCCGGTCGCGCTCGCGCCGTGTCACCCTCGCCACGCCCTCGCCGGAGCAGGTGACCGGGTTCCTGCGTGAGCGGATCGGCGTCGAGCCGGGACTCGCCGCGCACGCGGCGCGCGCCAGCCAGGGCCACATCGGCCTGGCACGGGCGCTCGCCACCCAGGAGGACACCCGCAACCGGCGCCGCGAGACCGTCACGCTGCCGACCCGGCTGACCTCGCTGGGCGCCTGCATGACGGCGGCGGCCAACCTCGTCGACATCGCCAACCAGGAGGCGGCGTCGCGGACCAGGGCGACGGTCGAGCGCGAGACCGCCGATCTCGAGACGCTCTACGGCGAGGACCGCCGGTCGAAAGCCTCGCGGTCCTACCGGGCGGCCGAGGCCGACCTGAAGCGCAACCAGAAGGCCCGCGAGAAGCGGGTCGTCCTCGACGTCGTCGACCGGTCGCTGATGGACGTGCTCTCGGTGCTCCGCGACGTCCTCATGCTCCAGACGGGCGCCGGGCAGCCCCTCGTCAACGACGAGCAGCGCGTGGCGCTGGCCGAGCTGGCCCGGGCCACGACCCCGGAGGAGACGCTGCGCAAGGTCGACGCCGTCTACGCCGCCCGCGAGCAGATGCTGGAGTTCAACGTGCCCCCTCTGCTGGCGATGGAGTCGATGATGGTCGCGCTGCGCGTCCCGAGCCGGGCCGCGCGATGA
- the tmk gene encoding dTMP kinase codes for MNALRIPAFRRLWVGLGLSSLGDWLGLLALTAMANQLADGYAEKNYAIAGVLFLRVLPAIVFGPLAGYVADRVDRRTVLVWGDYVRGALFLTIPLVGTLWWVFVVTVLVEIVSLLWLPAKDATVPNLVPRHLLEQANQISIATTYGSAVPAAVLFALLTALDRVVPALMGWLDRGAVDVALYVNGLSFIVSGIVIARLTGIPSGPAAHADEGSVWRVIGNGWSYVLRTPVVRALVLGMAGAFAAGGVVVGLARTHVADLGAGDSGYGVLFGAVFVGMGTGLWRGPRLLARLSRRRVFGVALTGAGLLLVPLALVPHLEVVAALAVGVGFLAGAAWVTGMTLLGLEVPDELRGRTFAFVATLVRLVLALVLAVAPLVAGLIGVVRFGPVDATGQSLFEYRGAALTMLVAAVGMTVVGVLAYRRMNDDEGRSLVSDLGQALPQGLLDRAAGRYAPLGVFIALEGGEGAGKSTQARQLKDWLQAEGYDVVLTREPGDTAIGQQLRRIVLDPATGTMSDRTEALLYAADKAEHVDRVVAPALERGAVVVTDRYVDSTLAYQGAGRDLADAEVERIARWATDDLRPHLTVLLDLEPATGMGRFEERDRIEAESLEFHQRVRAMFLRLAAAQPEHYLVVDAGASVTEIADRVRERVTPLLEQAVRSGGTRTLRATGPEEPR; via the coding sequence GTGAACGCACTGCGCATCCCGGCGTTCCGACGGCTGTGGGTGGGGCTCGGGCTCTCGAGCCTGGGGGACTGGCTGGGACTGCTCGCGCTGACGGCGATGGCCAACCAGCTGGCCGACGGCTACGCGGAGAAGAACTACGCCATCGCCGGCGTGCTGTTCCTGCGGGTGCTGCCGGCGATCGTGTTCGGCCCACTCGCCGGCTACGTCGCCGACCGGGTCGACCGGCGCACCGTGCTGGTGTGGGGCGACTACGTCCGCGGCGCGCTGTTCCTGACCATCCCGCTCGTCGGCACCCTGTGGTGGGTCTTCGTCGTGACCGTGCTGGTGGAGATCGTGAGCCTGCTCTGGCTGCCGGCCAAGGACGCCACCGTCCCCAACCTGGTGCCGCGCCACCTGCTCGAGCAGGCCAACCAGATCAGCATCGCCACGACCTACGGCTCGGCCGTGCCCGCAGCCGTCCTCTTCGCCCTGCTCACGGCCCTGGACCGGGTGGTGCCCGCCCTCATGGGGTGGCTCGACCGAGGCGCGGTCGACGTCGCGCTCTACGTCAACGGGCTCTCCTTCATCGTGTCCGGCATCGTCATCGCCCGGCTGACCGGCATCCCGTCCGGCCCCGCCGCCCACGCGGACGAGGGGAGCGTCTGGCGCGTCATCGGCAACGGCTGGTCCTACGTCCTCCGCACCCCGGTGGTGCGGGCGCTCGTGCTCGGCATGGCCGGGGCGTTCGCCGCCGGCGGCGTCGTGGTGGGCCTGGCGCGCACCCACGTCGCCGACCTCGGCGCCGGCGACTCCGGGTACGGCGTCCTCTTCGGCGCGGTGTTCGTGGGCATGGGCACGGGCCTGTGGCGCGGCCCGCGCCTGCTCGCGCGGCTCAGCCGGCGCCGGGTCTTCGGGGTGGCCCTCACGGGGGCCGGCCTGCTGCTGGTCCCGCTCGCCCTGGTGCCCCATCTCGAGGTGGTGGCGGCGCTGGCGGTCGGGGTCGGCTTCCTGGCCGGGGCCGCGTGGGTGACCGGGATGACGCTGCTGGGTCTCGAGGTGCCCGACGAGCTGCGCGGGCGGACCTTCGCCTTCGTGGCCACCCTGGTCCGTCTCGTGCTGGCGCTGGTGCTGGCCGTCGCCCCGCTCGTCGCCGGCCTCATCGGCGTCGTGCGCTTCGGCCCGGTCGACGCCACGGGCCAGTCGCTGTTCGAGTACCGCGGCGCCGCACTCACCATGCTGGTGGCCGCCGTCGGCATGACCGTTGTCGGTGTGCTTGCCTATCGTCGGATGAACGACGACGAAGGGCGGTCGCTGGTGAGCGATCTGGGACAGGCGCTGCCGCAGGGCCTGCTGGACCGTGCCGCGGGCCGCTACGCGCCGCTGGGGGTCTTCATCGCCCTCGAGGGCGGCGAGGGAGCCGGCAAGTCGACGCAGGCCCGGCAGCTGAAGGACTGGCTGCAGGCCGAGGGGTACGACGTGGTGCTGACCCGGGAGCCCGGCGACACGGCCATCGGCCAGCAGCTGCGCCGCATCGTCCTCGATCCGGCGACGGGCACCATGTCCGACCGCACCGAGGCGTTGCTCTACGCCGCCGACAAGGCCGAGCACGTGGACCGCGTCGTGGCCCCGGCGCTGGAGCGGGGGGCCGTGGTCGTCACCGACCGCTACGTCGACTCCACCCTCGCCTACCAGGGAGCGGGGCGCGACCTCGCCGACGCCGAGGTGGAGCGCATCGCCCGGTGGGCCACCGACGACCTGCGGCCCCACCTCACCGTGCTGCTCGACCTCGAGCCCGCGACCGGCATGGGTCGCTTCGAGGAGCGCGACCGCATCGAGGCCGAGTCGCTGGAGTTCCACCAGCGTGTGCGGGCGATGTTCCTCCGGCTCGCCGCCGCCCAGCCGGAGCACTACCTCGTCGTCGACGCCGGGGCCTCGGTGACGGAGATCGCCGACCGGGTGCGCGAGCGGGTGACCCCGCTGCTGGAGCAGGCGGTGCGGTCCGGCGGCACCCGCACGCTGCGGGCGACCGGGCCGGAGGAGCCGCGATGA
- the topA gene encoding type I DNA topoisomerase: protein MASKGSKAGSGAGGHKLVIVESPAKAKTIAGYLGSGYVVESSIGHIRDLPRDAADVPASIKGEKWARLGVDVDNEFTPYYVVSRDKKPHMTKLKGLLKEASELYLATDEDREGEAIAWHLEQELKPKVPVHRMVFHEITKQAIQEAVDNPRTLDLDLVEAQEARRILDRLYGYEVSPVLWKKVMPRLSAGRVQSVATRLVVDRERERIAFRVASYWDLEGTFDAGSDHAERMFPAKLSSVDGARVARGSDFDPQANLVSTGSPGKQVVHLDRTRAEALSAAVSDTAFTVRSVEAKPYTRKPYAPFRTTTLQQEASRKLGYGASRTMQIAQRLYENGFITYMRTDSITLSTSAVNAARGQVRELYGAEYLPDSPRTYQSKVKNAQEAHEAIRPAGESFRTPAQTGLSGDEFRLYELIWMRTVASQMKDAQGRSVAIRLGGTAATGEDVVFSATGRVITFYGFLKAYVEGSDDPEKESDDSQTRLPDVREGDVVTAARIAAAGHETKPPARYTEASLVKELEEREIGRPSTYASIIGTILNRGYVYKKGTALVPAWLAFSVTRLLEDHFPRLVSYEFTASMEDNLDEIASGRRDRVNELGEFYFGSADVEGLQKLVTELGDIDARELATFPIGEGINLRVGRYGPYVEDEEQNRGNVPEDLPPDELTVEKAKELLANPAGQEQVLGEDPESGLTIVAKNGRYGPYVTEQLPEDAPKSARPRTSSLFKSMSLDAITLEDALRLLTLPRVVGVDPESGEEITAQNGRYGPYLKKGTDSRTIGSEEQLLTISLDEALKIYAQPKARGRAAADPGREIGEDPVSKQMITVKSGRFGPYVTDGEYNATLRQGDDQATVTLERAAELLAERRAKGPAKKAAKRGAKKAPAKKTTAKKTTTKKATAKKSTAKKATTKKATAKKS, encoded by the coding sequence GTGGCAAGCAAGGGATCCAAGGCAGGCTCCGGCGCAGGGGGTCACAAGCTCGTGATCGTCGAGTCGCCGGCCAAGGCGAAGACCATCGCCGGCTACCTGGGCTCGGGCTACGTCGTGGAGTCGTCCATCGGTCACATCCGCGACCTGCCGCGCGACGCCGCGGACGTCCCCGCCTCCATCAAGGGCGAGAAGTGGGCGCGGCTCGGTGTCGACGTGGACAACGAGTTCACCCCCTACTACGTCGTCAGCCGGGACAAGAAGCCCCACATGACGAAGCTGAAGGGCCTGCTCAAGGAGGCGTCCGAGCTCTACCTCGCCACGGACGAGGACCGCGAGGGCGAGGCCATCGCGTGGCACCTCGAGCAGGAGCTGAAGCCCAAGGTGCCCGTGCACCGCATGGTCTTCCACGAGATCACCAAGCAGGCGATCCAGGAGGCGGTGGACAACCCGCGCACCCTCGACCTCGACCTCGTCGAGGCCCAGGAGGCGCGACGGATCCTCGACCGGCTCTACGGCTACGAGGTCTCGCCGGTGCTGTGGAAGAAGGTCATGCCGCGGCTGTCGGCCGGTCGCGTCCAGTCGGTCGCGACCCGCCTGGTGGTGGACCGTGAGCGCGAGCGGATCGCCTTCCGGGTCGCGTCGTACTGGGACCTCGAGGGCACCTTCGACGCCGGCAGCGACCACGCCGAGCGGATGTTCCCGGCGAAGCTCTCCTCCGTCGACGGCGCCCGGGTGGCCCGCGGCTCCGACTTCGACCCCCAGGCCAACCTGGTCTCGACGGGCTCGCCCGGCAAGCAGGTCGTCCACCTCGACCGGACCCGCGCCGAGGCGCTGTCGGCGGCCGTCAGCGACACCGCGTTCACCGTGCGCTCCGTCGAGGCCAAGCCCTACACCCGCAAGCCCTACGCGCCGTTCCGGACCACGACGTTGCAGCAGGAGGCCAGCCGCAAGCTCGGCTACGGCGCCTCACGCACGATGCAGATCGCGCAGCGGCTGTACGAGAACGGCTTCATCACCTACATGCGCACCGACTCGATCACGCTGTCGACCTCGGCCGTCAACGCGGCCCGGGGCCAGGTGCGCGAGCTGTACGGCGCGGAGTACCTCCCCGACTCCCCGCGGACCTACCAGTCCAAGGTGAAGAACGCCCAGGAGGCCCACGAGGCGATCCGTCCCGCGGGGGAGTCCTTCCGCACCCCGGCGCAGACCGGCCTGTCGGGCGACGAGTTCCGGCTCTACGAGCTGATCTGGATGCGCACGGTCGCCTCGCAGATGAAGGACGCCCAGGGGCGCTCCGTCGCGATCCGGCTCGGCGGCACCGCCGCCACCGGCGAGGATGTCGTCTTCAGCGCCACCGGTCGCGTCATCACCTTCTACGGCTTCCTCAAGGCGTACGTCGAGGGCTCCGACGACCCGGAGAAGGAGTCCGACGACTCCCAGACCCGCCTGCCCGACGTCCGCGAGGGCGACGTCGTGACGGCGGCCCGCATCGCCGCCGCCGGTCACGAGACCAAGCCGCCCGCCCGCTACACCGAGGCCAGCCTGGTCAAGGAGCTGGAGGAGCGCGAGATCGGCCGCCCGTCGACGTACGCCTCGATCATCGGCACCATCCTCAACCGCGGCTACGTCTACAAGAAGGGCACCGCACTGGTGCCCGCCTGGCTGGCGTTCTCGGTCACCCGGCTGCTGGAGGACCACTTCCCGCGGCTGGTGTCCTACGAGTTCACCGCCTCGATGGAGGACAACCTCGACGAGATCGCGTCCGGCCGTCGCGACCGGGTCAACGAGCTGGGCGAGTTCTACTTCGGCTCCGCCGACGTCGAGGGGCTGCAGAAGCTCGTCACCGAGCTCGGCGACATCGACGCCCGCGAGCTCGCCACCTTCCCGATCGGCGAGGGCATCAACCTGCGCGTGGGCCGCTACGGGCCCTACGTCGAGGACGAGGAGCAGAACCGCGGCAACGTGCCGGAGGACCTGCCGCCCGACGAGCTCACGGTCGAGAAGGCCAAGGAGCTGCTGGCCAACCCGGCCGGGCAGGAGCAGGTGCTCGGCGAGGACCCCGAGTCGGGCCTGACGATCGTGGCCAAGAACGGTCGCTACGGTCCCTACGTCACCGAGCAGCTGCCCGAGGACGCCCCGAAGTCGGCGCGGCCGCGCACGTCCTCGTTGTTCAAGTCGATGTCGCTGGACGCGATCACGCTCGAGGACGCGCTGCGGCTGCTCACGCTGCCGCGCGTGGTGGGCGTCGACCCGGAGTCCGGTGAGGAGATCACCGCGCAGAACGGTCGCTACGGTCCCTACCTGAAGAAGGGCACCGACTCGCGCACGATCGGCTCCGAGGAGCAGCTGCTCACGATCTCGCTCGACGAGGCGCTGAAGATCTACGCCCAGCCGAAGGCGCGCGGGCGCGCCGCGGCCGACCCGGGTCGCGAGATCGGCGAGGACCCGGTCAGCAAGCAGATGATCACGGTGAAGTCCGGCCGCTTCGGGCCCTACGTCACCGACGGTGAGTACAACGCGACCCTGCGCCAGGGCGACGACCAGGCCACCGTGACCCTCGAGCGGGCCGCCGAGCTGCTCGCCGAGCGTCGGGCCAAGGGGCCGGCCAAGAAGGCCGCCAAGCGTGGGGCCAAGAAGGCGCCGGCCAAGAAGACGACCGCGAAGAAGACGACGACCAAGAAGGCCACCGCCAAGAAGTCCACGGCGAAGAAGGCGACCACCAAGAAGGCCACCGCCAAGAAGTCCTGA
- a CDS encoding methyltransferase: MTPLETDVVRRLRDALATADYTVDSVAEILGPVAHAALGRNETTAARRATTGGTPGETLTRLWLLQSSVARPDAEAALPGLLPDLLAAGVLTGADDGHVRAAVDVSPYSTDDGEWWVVSDLTPGLDGAPNAVAADHVLGISSASGSLAQLAVRRPVGRALDLGTGCGVQALHLAEHAGEVVATDVNERALLMARTTAALNGVEVDVRAGSLYEPVAGERFDLVVTNPPFVVSPPGGELLVYRDSGLPGDEVVRRVVTEAPGHLTPGGVAQVLANWVHVEGRPWQERLEEWLAGSGCDAWVVQREVADPAEYVELWLRDAGVHGRPDYVSRYDAWLQWFAEQGVSGIGFGWLTLRRTDRARPVTRVEDWPHAVEQPLGPTVGDWLERVDRLADLDDRAVLAARWRRRGDVVEETTGEPGAADPETIVVRQQRGLRRARQVDTVTAAVLGASDGELSLHQILAALAQLLERPVEELVASALPEVRSLVDDGYLLF; the protein is encoded by the coding sequence GTGACCCCCCTCGAGACCGACGTCGTGCGACGTCTGCGTGACGCGCTGGCCACCGCCGACTACACCGTCGACTCGGTCGCCGAGATCCTCGGGCCCGTCGCGCACGCCGCGCTCGGGCGCAACGAGACGACCGCGGCGCGTCGCGCCACGACCGGCGGCACGCCCGGCGAGACGCTCACGCGGCTCTGGCTGCTGCAGTCCTCCGTGGCGCGCCCGGACGCCGAGGCCGCGCTGCCCGGTCTGCTGCCCGACCTCCTCGCCGCCGGGGTGCTCACCGGCGCGGACGACGGGCACGTGCGGGCGGCCGTCGACGTGAGCCCCTACTCCACCGACGACGGGGAGTGGTGGGTCGTCAGCGACCTCACGCCCGGGCTCGACGGCGCCCCCAACGCGGTGGCGGCCGACCACGTGCTCGGCATCAGCTCGGCGTCCGGTTCGCTGGCCCAGCTCGCCGTACGCCGTCCGGTGGGGCGCGCGCTCGACCTCGGCACCGGCTGCGGCGTCCAGGCGCTCCACCTGGCCGAGCACGCGGGCGAGGTCGTGGCCACCGACGTCAACGAGCGCGCGCTCCTCATGGCGCGCACGACGGCCGCGCTCAACGGGGTCGAGGTCGACGTCCGCGCCGGCAGCCTCTACGAGCCGGTCGCCGGAGAGCGCTTCGACCTGGTCGTGACCAACCCGCCCTTCGTGGTCTCGCCCCCGGGCGGGGAGCTGCTGGTCTACCGCGACTCCGGCCTGCCCGGCGACGAGGTGGTGCGCCGGGTGGTCACCGAGGCGCCGGGGCACCTGACCCCCGGGGGCGTGGCCCAGGTGCTGGCGAACTGGGTGCACGTCGAGGGCCGGCCGTGGCAGGAGCGGCTCGAGGAGTGGCTCGCCGGGTCGGGCTGCGACGCCTGGGTGGTGCAGCGCGAGGTCGCCGACCCCGCGGAGTACGTCGAGCTGTGGTTGCGCGACGCGGGCGTCCACGGCCGTCCCGACTACGTCAGCCGCTACGACGCCTGGCTGCAGTGGTTCGCCGAGCAGGGGGTGAGCGGGATCGGCTTCGGGTGGCTGACGCTGCGGCGTACCGACCGGGCGCGGCCCGTGACCCGGGTCGAGGACTGGCCGCACGCGGTGGAGCAGCCGCTGGGGCCGACGGTCGGTGACTGGCTGGAGCGGGTGGACCGGTTGGCCGACCTCGACGACCGCGCCGTGCTCGCCGCGCGCTGGCGCCGTCGCGGCGACGTGGTGGAGGAGACCACCGGCGAGCCCGGGGCGGCCGACCCGGAGACGATCGTGGTGCGTCAGCAGCGGGGGCTGCGGCGCGCGCGCCAGGTCGACACCGTCACCGCCGCGGTGCTGGGCGCCAGCGACGGCGAGCTCAGCCTGCACCAGATCCTGGCGGCTCTCGCCCAGCTCCTCGAGCGGCCCGTCGAGGAGCTCGTCGCGTCCGCGCTGCCCGAGGTGAGGTCGCTCGTCGACGACGGGTATCTGCTGTTCTGA